Part of the Antedon mediterranea chromosome 6, ecAntMedi1.1, whole genome shotgun sequence genome, GCCCAGCTTCGCACAAACCACCGTTATACATGTGATTTGTTTACCTATTTCAatcgccatttaaaaaatacctgaaaatatcaacatgcccattttttgtcaaacgaatatttacattacatagtaactttttatttagtcaatcgtttactcaaaaattgaggaatttttttatggtctcgtaaaaatgtacaatattattattgataaaaaccgtataaaatctaacaaaaagaagagcaaattcaatgattacctgacacgatcataactgctatcctgttccaaaaaccaagtcacatgcttcttcaacccttgctttaattattctcatgaattattcataaggaactataatttaaggctttcaattggttaaaagagtttaaccctattaaaattttaaattcacatcatttccgggtgatgttgtcgcgcttcgatgaatctcagaaatcacaaatgaccgctagagggctcactactttttgtctAGTCTAAATGAATGTGACTTACAAATGCACCAACATATATATAAAATTGGCACAAATATTCAAGACTATCTGTTCCTTCTGGTGGTAGAACTAGCTCTTAGCATTAGTCCATATCACACTATAAGTGTTTTAAGATACTTATAAATGCAAAGTTAATTATTTACCAATTTTGGAGGGAAATAATGCCTCATCATCAACTTGGTCTTGTACCCAACTCATTAAAAAATCTATATATCGTGGTGCTGAGCACTTTATTGGTTTTTTAACTGTCTGTCCATCTGCCCAGTGGTATTCATAcctgaagaaaaaaacaatttcagcTAAAGAGGTTATGTCTCTGTTTTTATCAATTAAAACATGACTTAACTAGCGACTTTACATGAACTTCATCAAACCACTCTGTCGACATTCTTTATCTCACTGACTAAATTAGCATTATACAATATATCTTGTAATAATTCCATGACACTATATTGTTTATAGGGGTTGCTGTGACCTACTTTACTTGTTCACTATAACTCTTGTTATTGCTCCTACTAGCTTAATAGCTTATTGTAAGCTTATTGTAATCAATATCAGGGTTCATAATTGTTTGCAGTTTTGTTACATCATTAATTCCCTCAAATGTTATtataccatggaggaaaaaacaattatttttcctTCATGATTATACTAGAATAGTGTTCCTTggatacaataataataataataccagtGGTTAAGGTATACAATTGGAGAATactgctctgtctacactgtctaactagtttgacaaaaaaactgtgatgtgcccaaatatggtagtgatatgacatcatcatgtccaaatatgggcacatcacatttttttgtcacataaagtttgatagtgtagacagagtttaagactTGGTTTGTTGTTTGTCGTCAATAGAGTATTCTAGGGTAACATTATTAGGGCATAACTGATGAAAACGCCTTTCATACTCTCATACTATCCAAATATGGATGGACATTGTACAGGTTATTTTATATCATCTGAAAACTTGTTGGTAAGAATATCCAAGAAGCAGACTGATTTACAACAAGAATACTGAAATAATTATTCCCTTACTTTGGTCCTGCAGACATGACAGGACATTTATCAGCAGTGCAGAACTCTGTTATTGTTCCATACAACATGTTTATTTGATTGAAGAAGTCCACAGCTagtaaaagaagaaaaaaaacataattaaatattgaatacaaattttatgtaaatgatacaaaattatacttactgtataaataattcaTGTTCCAAGCCATATTGAATTTTAATGATTGAAATGATAGATAAGAGACATAGTCCTGTGCAGTTTCTATATTTCAGTTCCTGTACAGTATGCACATTTtcctgtttgttttttttatttaaattcggaaattatgttttttaactTCCTGCCTTCTATAACTTGTGGTGTGTAAATGGCAGCCATAATTGTTCAGAGATATTATCaagtattatttattgtaaataatcgGTATTAATTAGTGTTTTTCACAAATCAGAACAAAAAATccatatatttttgtattggcGTGCAGTAATGACAcatggattaaaaaaaaaacattaaaattaaaatttaaatataattaatgacattatatacgTTGCAActgttttttgatttttttaaagtacaaaATAGGTTAAAATATGTAATGAATTTAAGTACAGTAAGTTATGGAACAgcatcatcatttattattgTAGCGTACTGTTACTATGGAAACAGTAAATTGATACTGTTAATAGCAACCTATACTATTCCACAGATATAAtgaatgtatactgtatttatatctCCATAATTTTCAATGATtctataatgattattatatattatgtatattaaaaatatgactAAAGATTTCGAACAAGTTTTAACTTTACAGAAGTTTACAGAACACCTGGAGAATATCTATTTGAATACTATGAACAATTTGAATACAAACTGGTACTGTAAAAGTAAACGTCTTGGTACTGTAAAAGCCAGGACTGGTACTGTAACTAAAAGccaggatttgaaccaagaaTTTAATTTATAGGGCCATGAACCAAGGACTCCATGATTGGAAAGCTTCATAACCAACAAGCTACTCAAAAAAGAGGgattttaatatttctaaagATTTTTATCTGATACTCTCGGATTGAACACGCACTCAAATGAAGGTcgaaattcatttattattaccaGATGGAACAAAAGCCATTGCTAATGGTTTTAAAAGACAAATATTGTTATTGAATTCATTATGCAAGACATCAGTAGTTGGGTTTTTTTCCTCTTAAGAATGCTGTTAAgcaactactgtactgtaggtccCTCCAACTGTAAACTAAAGATCAGGTTTGGAGGGGAACCACCGAAAGGGGTAATATATCCAATTGTGGGATAGATTAAATATTAACTTACTAAATAGTTACTAAACTGTTGTAACGCATGACTTTGTCAAAaaagattttatacaaaaataactaCCAAATATTCAAAATGTAATGTATAGCATATTTCAAATGGAGaagaatttatatataaaaattgtttaattctctTGGTATTTTCTGAAGAATCTTTGGTTTGATGATGAATTCTTCCTGGTTTGGATTTGAAAGAAAGAAACCATTGTTTAATACTATACTGTCTAGTATTTTATGAGTTTATCCATACCAATCCAATTGGATAAAGAAATTCTTATCATACACTAATAATAAGTCAAGTTTCTGTTTTGTAAACGAAATTTCCTTCTCAAACCTACTGTAATAACTAATATacttaaagcccccttccctacgttttttagatctaatttaagatcacaaactatatttaatgtaaaaataatactatatggtcctattgcgataacttttttcgtctttaaacggttcaaaatgtgaaaaataagtcgattctaataattatagcggcccgctatgaatcccaaaatgcattgcgcgcggattgatatttttgtttttcacctgtaattcgcccacgtttcgatcgatcgtgaggccaaaacaaatggaagactcctaacttttcagcgaaaataccgggtttcccccaatttgtatcaacggagtctggcaaaaatagaaagacaattaatgcagcaactatacaacgtcaggctgggtatatagctagcgtacgatgttcgtacgttaccgatgtttaccagctaggcctacaaaactaagctaggctaggcctaagaccgtccacgagaggtcgatcgccgcgggctacttaggtagtgcattgtttctcactttttatcataatttaccataaaacgtacatttaagacaatgaatgacatggtttaatgtttttaaagtgatatatatgtattattttccaaaaaacgtccaaaattgcagggaaggggtctttaaatttacaattttcaaTACTAGTACTATGAAATACATGAATGCCTTTTATTCTCAAATATGCTGCTTCTAAAATCCTTCTGGGATAATTCAATAATGTTGGGAGGAAGGAAATTTGTGAACAACATTAAGTTCTATTGGTTATGTTTTGGATATAAATAATGCAATTAATAATGGAAAGAAAGTTATTATGGATTTTTATAGGAGTGGTCACGTGTGTAGATTTAATACTATATGACTCATACAGTAGATACTATCTACAATGCAAACAAAACGAAAGCAAATAAAAGGAGATGTATAATCTTCCCCTGAAAAAACAAATTCACTAGAATAAAAACTTCAACCTTGATTTATCCAAGATGCTTCACACAGATGGTCCCAActtggaataatgaaatattggGAGAGACTTTGTGTGGCCAAACCATAGAGAAcactatgtttattttttttaattacatcaaaacatctgcctcagacgtattggcccATACCTTTCCTCGgttcaaggtgggcactggacgagagaagcccttgatcaatgttaggaccaatcaaggtgctttaaacaatcctggctttgtttgtatcaaacctgttagtggcggtaattatcgctgtttgtttcgattgaataaaatgaaatatttaaaaaaatagagagATGATGCTATTTTATCCATTCATGACTTTTAGCTAGAGATCACTTGAAATTATTGGGAAACTCATGTAtgattaaatacagtatcaGGAGGCTTGGGaggtttgtttgtttaaaatcatagtactgtaaaagaagcccatctaaAAAAAAGCTCCCTCTGTGTTTTGAAAAAGTAATCTccaaaagaagcccatctccaAAAAAAGCAAACTCATGAGTcctgaaaaaaagaagaaacccatgggcttcttttcaatgTTTTACGGTAACTCGTTTGTAGTATACTTACTATTAACAGCAACCCATTCATTGAGCTCTTCTCCTTCAGGCAAGGCAACAGCTTGTCGCAAGTTGCCACTTCCGAGCGTCCTTTCCGCATGTTTCATCAAGTCATACTGATGTGTTCCTTCAGGAATATTCTTCTTAGGTCGGAATGTTTTAGACCTTGTACTACTGttgtttgaaatattaaagattATTAATTAGAATAGAATGATGAGTAAACAAATGCCAATTAGCAAAATAATTATGACAATAACTTTTGTGTTTGACAGAAAAAAATCTCATCTCAAACTTGTCTTGGAAAGCCATTGAAACATATTCATCAACAGCCTCAAATGTGGAAAAACCTTAGAGCTTCCAAAGATCCCTGGCACCAGACCTTTTCCCCTGTTTGTCTGGATGATATTTGCGGCTATAGAACAGGCGTCATCCTAGTACTGATTGCTGGGTTAAAAAGCTCACATATGCACAGTTTAACAGTAAATGCACAAAGTTTAACACCGACTTCATTAACCGGCTGGTTGCAGTGATGGGGTTAGGGATCGGAGggttttgcatttttttttcggcatggacattttttttttgtctttattgAGGGTTACGGTAGCATTATTTGGGGGGTAGGCCTATTTCC contains:
- the LOC140052038 gene encoding MOB kinase activator 1A, translating into MSFLFSTRSKTFRPKKNIPEGTHQYDLMKHAERTLGSGNLRQAVALPEGEELNEWVAVNTVDFFNQINMLYGTITEFCTADKCPVMSAGPKYEYHWADGQTVKKPIKCSAPRYIDFLMSWVQDQVDDEALFPSKIGVPFPKNFLTIAKTILKRLFRVYAHIYHQHFQEVVGLKEEAHLNTSFKHFIFFVQEFNLIDRKELAPLQELIERLLGK